The DNA region TGCATTATCACATAGTGCGCATGCGCCGCCGCTTCCCGCTCGGTCTTGCCATCCTCTTCCTTGCTTTTGCGCTTCCTCTTTCGCTCGGGAAGGCCTTCAACGGTTCCGGCGATCTTTCCCCTACCACGACCCTTCCCGTAGTTCAGGTCGAAGCTTCGAGCGGCGGCATCCTTCCCGGAAGCTGCTCCTCCGCCTATGCCATCCCGATGGACGTTGTCGATACGCCCAGAGCAGTGACTCCCGTCTCGAAGACTCTCATGGAATCGGCCGGGATCGGCCAGTGGGGGAAGTGGGACCCCCTTTCGATCACCTACCTCAATCCCGCAGCCATGGTCGATCCGTCGCAAGCCGCCTGCGCTTCCGCGCCCGACATCCGCGGGCGCCAGGGCCTGACCTTCCTCAACGGGATCGAGGAGAACGTCAACTTCGGCCTACAGGATGTTCCCTGGAACTTCAACATGGTCGAGAGCATGGACCTCGTCGAAGGGCCGCCCGGCGCGGTTTATGGGGCAACCCAGCCTTCCAACGGCTACGTCAACTACATCACCAAGCAGCCCTACTTCGACCGGTTCCGAGGCGACGCCTGGGCAACGATGGGGATGTACGACCAGTACATGTGGGGAGCCGAGGTCGGCGGGCCGATCGACCACCTGGCCGAGGGCCAGTCCTCCAAGCTCGGTTACCGGTTCAGCTATCTTGGAATGAACAACGGCAGCTACTACGACTATATCTTCGATCAGCAGGAGAACTTCTACGGAGCGATCGGCTGGCATCCGAACGACCGCTACCGTGCCGACCTCTACGCCGACTTCGGCACTTACTCCTACATGCTCGAAGATGTGCTGATGAACCGGCCGACGGAGGCGCTGATCCAGGATGGCCTCTACTATCCCGGTTACCCGCCCCTCCCGCAGGTGAGTAGTCCCGGCACGGTTCCGGCGAACAACTTTCTGGGCACTCCCGTTCCCGTGAGCCGCCGGCAGACGATCAAATATCCCGGCGATCTCGGCCGGGCGATCACCGGCATGGCCCAGCTCATCCAGTCGGTCGCGGTGAGCGACGACCTCCAGGTCGTCAACAATACGCTCTTCTGGTACCAGGATCACATCGCAAGCGAGGACGAGATCCTCTTTCAAGAGGCGTGGGATGCGTACGAGATCGACAACCGGACCGAGGTCCGGGCACAGTTCACCACCCCGGGCCCCTTCGGGCGGATGGCGCAGTTCCTCGACACGGGCATCGAATGGCGCTACCAGCAGGCGCTTGCCTACGACTCGCTTGAGTTCACGGTCCCAAACCAGTGGAGCGTCTTCGAGAATCCCTACCTTCGCAACGGCGCCTTCACCCCTGCCTTTCAAGCCTGGGTCGGCAACCCCTCGGCTCCCGGCGGCGGGGAGTGGCTCGTGCCCGGCGGCCCCTACCCCTTCTACTTCGAGCCGCTCAACGGAGCGACGGGAACCAACTTGACTCGCTACGGGAAGGTCTCTCCCTTCTGGCAGCAGACGATTCAGCTTACGGACACCCTTTCGGTCATCCTGGGCGCGCGTCTGGACCTCTACATGATCTCCGCCCAGACTCCTCCGGGCACACCCGCCATCCTCTTCGAGCAGCTCGACACGACGCAAGCCCTGCCGCTCTTCAACGTCAGCCCGACGTGGAAGCCCTACCCATGGATGACGACCTACTTCAACTTCAACTGGGCTCAAGCGACCGACGTGGGAGGGGCAGGCGGCTACTCGCCGACATTCACCGACGAAGCCTTTCATCTCCTCAACGAATTGGAAGAGCTGGGAGTGAAATTCAGCCTCGCCCGCAGTCGACTTTTCCTTTCCGCGGATGTCTTTCACGAGGACACCTATCTTTTCAACTACCTAGAGCCGGCCAACCCCGTTCAGATCAACGGATTCGAAACGACCGCGACCTTCCAGCCCAACCGGAGCTTCTGGATCCGAGCAAACTACCTCCTCATGACCGGAGTCGAGAATTGGAGTTCGTCACCTTACGGCCCGCCTCTGACCCAGACCTACTCGACGACGCAGGCCGACCGGCTCGGCCTGCCCCTCGACAATCAGGCGAGCTTCCCGCCGGGAAGCTATGCGCTGATCGGCTGGCCCGAGCAGACCGTCTCCGGAATGGTTACTTACCAGGACGACTCGGGGATCGGCGTGACCTTGGGAGGACTCTTCTTTTCCGATATGTACCTCGGCTACGAACACCAAGTACGGATTCCCCCCGAGTTCGTCCTCAACGCCCAGGTTTTCTATGCACAACCCCATTGGGAAGCGCGCCTCTACCTCTTCAACTTCACCGACGAGCACTACTGGCTGCCCAACGGGTTTGCCTTCAGCCGGGTACGCACGCTCAACCTCGACACGGTCTATGCCGGCTGGCCTTTCTGGATCGAGGGGACAGCCACATGGAAATTTTGAGGAGGAATCTGCACCCAGGAGGATTTGAACCCCCAACCCCCGGGTCCGAAGCCCGGTGCTCTATCCGATTGAGCTATGGGTGCCGGCAACACTCAGGCTGTGCAATTTTTTTTCCCCGGTCAAGCCGGCCCGCTTCTTCAAAAGAAGACTCGGACCGTTCCCATCACCCAAAAGGGGAGTCCGATCAAAACCTTGTCGTAATTGTAGACCCGGTCTCCCTGGAACCCGGTCCCTGTCGGAAACCAGTAGTGGTTGTCGGTCAGGTTGTAAACCTGCACCCGGGCTTCCCACCGCTTGGTCGCATAAAAGACGCTCGCATTGAGGGTGTAGTCGACGGGGATCCGGGTGGCATAGTCGTAGGAAAGAAACATGCCGCTCTGGATCCAGAGCCAGAGGGAGGTGCCGAAGCCCTGGTCCGATTTATAGGTCGCCATCGCAGTCCCGTGCTCGTGGGGAAAGCCGATGAACGGATAGATTCCGGTCGGGAGGGTGGTGTAGGGATCGACCGGGAGGTTGTATCGTGCCGCGGTTGCCGCGGAATAATTCTGGATCACCGTAGGGCCGGTCTGTGCCGCGCTCTGCGTCCAGAACTCCTCGCCCGTAAGATAGTCAAAGCCGAAGCTGTAGGTCCAATTCCGGTTCGGTTGATACGTTCCGGCCAGCTCCGCTCCGAGCACGTCGGCGGGCGTGATCGGCGTAAAGCCCCCGGGAAGGACCGTCACCGGGAAGAAGGTCGAGTAGTAGAAGCCTTCGGCGCTTAGGAAGAGCTTATCGCGGAGTAGGTTCAATTTTACGCCCGATTCGTACATGACATTCGTCAGGTGGTAGTAAGGGCTCGTGAATTCCGGACAGAAAGCACCCAGGACGTCCATGGCTGCGGTTTGGGCGTAGGAATAGGTGAAGTAGGCGTTCATCCAGGGATAGGGCTTGTAGCTTACGCTCGCGTTGGCCTGGGGCTCGAGGATCGAGTAGTTGCTCTGGAGCATGAGCGCGGGCGGGGTGCCCGGCGGCTCGCTGTTGGCAATCTCGTACCATTGGAGCCGGGCGCCGAGGAGAAGGTTCCACTTTTCCCCGAGCCGGATGTTGTCCTGGACGAATGGGGAAACCTGGAAGAATTGGGACCGGGCCGTTGCGAAGTTATTCGTGTTGTAAGTCATCCCGGGAACGCCCGGCACGGGGATGTCGGTCAGGTAGATATCCCCCGCCCGCAAGGCTTCCGCCATCGTGATCGGCGGGAGCAGGCCCGACCGAGTGAGAGGCTGGGTCATGTTCCAGAAGTTGTCGGCGATCCGGCTCGTCTCGGTGTAATCGGTCTGTTTGTCGAACCAGAGGAAGATGCCGCCGTCCAGCTCGTGAAAGAGCGCGAGCCGGCCGAGGGGGGGTTCGGTCTTCGCCTGGGCTTCGAGCCGATGCTCGATCAGCCAGTCGCCGGGAGTATAGCTGAAGTTGGAGTTGGCCAGCGGATCCTGCACCATGTTGAAATATTCGAACATCGTGTTGTTGACGATCCGGAGGTCATCGGAGAGCTTGAGGGTCTGGATAACCTGAGCGACTCCGTAGAGGTTCCGGTTCCCCGCGCCGGCTAGGTCCGCCAGGTTGTTCCGTAGGCTGATCGGCACCTGCGGCCCCCATTGCACGATATACCCCTCGCCGGGAACCGAGGTGCCGATTCCCGGATGGAAGGTGCCGTTCGGTCCGAGCCAGCCGATCATGCTCCCGCTCTGGTAGAGGTCACTATCGATCAGCGCCTGATCGGGCCGGTTGATGCCGAGGGGCAAGTTGAAGCCTAGGGTGTCGAACTCGAAGTTCGAGTCGATCGTGTAGTTTTCCGAGGGATGGGCGGAGAGGGCCAGGTAGAAGTCCTGGCTGTGCATGTAGGCCCCCTCGTAGTAGCTGCCCGAGTATTGCCCCGCATAATCGAAGCGGTAGGCCGCCCTTCCGCCGGCGAACGGCCCCCCGATATCCAGGTTCCACCGGTTCTGATCGTACATCCCCATGCTGTACTGGGCATCGCCGCGAAAGCGGTCGAAATAGGGCTGCTTGGTCACGTCGTTGGCATAGCCCGCCGCCATCTCGCGCGCTCCGAAGACGGCGGGCACCGGACCCTGGACGATATCGATATTGTCATAGGCGTAGAAGTTGGGCATGGGCCCGGAGGTGCCATAGCTCTCCAAGCCGACGAGCATCCCGTTACGGAAAACGGTGGCGGGAAGCCCCCGAATGAAGGGCTCCACCGAATAGTCCCCGGCGGGCGCCATCGTGGTCAAGGAGGGGACGAGCGGAGCCAAGTCGTCGTATCCCATCAGGTTCCCCGGCGCCACCGTATCGAGCTGCTCCCGCGAGATCGGCGTCACTTCCCGCGGGGTGTCGAGGATGCTCATCTCGGTCCCATAGACGTTGATCGGGGTAGCTCCGGGCCCCGGCAGCTCCCCGATCACCTCCACCTCCGGCAGGATGCCGGGAGCCTGCTCCGGAGAGACGGGAGCGGCTGGCGCGGTCGGCGCGGCGGCCGCGGGAGCGGGCGGCGCTTCCTGGGCGGCGGCGGGAACGGCGTCGAGGCAGCAGAAGCCCATAAGAACCGCAAAGAGACGGAACGTCTTTCGGGGGCAGACGCCCCGGGCCGCATCCATGACCGAGCAGTATAGGCCGGCCCCGAGTAGAGACAAGCCATTTATTAGTCTAACCTAACTTTATTTATGGATATAAAGCGCGCCGTTTTTACAACTTCCTCTGCTGTCTTTCGCCTTGCATGTAGAAAAACGGCTTCTTGAGCCGCGCATCACCGGGATTCGGCTTTCGCCCGGCGAGGTTCCGGCCGAATCCTTGACCGGGGCTGCCGGCCAATCCTAAATGGCACATGCTTCCACCTTTCCGCTTCGCATGGGAATGCCTGAAGGCGGCGTTCGCCCGTGTCCGGGCGGCACCCGGTCGATCCCTCTTCGTGGGATTCGCCTACTTCGCCCTCGCGCTGGGTTTCCAATGGATCGCCTCGATCCGCCTCTGGCATAACAAGCTTTCGGTCATCCTGGCCGTCCTCCTCTGTCAAGGCCTGCTGGGGATTCTGATCATCGGGCTTGCCCGTTTCTTCCTCACCCTGGCCGACGGCGGCTCCCCGCGCTGGCTCGAGCTCCTCGACGGTTTCCGCGCTCCCTGGAAAATTATGGCAGGAACCCTCTTCGGCTGGCTGATCGGGACCTTCGTCCTGTTCCTCCTCGTCTTCTTGGGAAGGGATCCGATCGCCTTCTTGCTCGTGCTCGGCGTCCTCCCTCTGGTCCTCTTTTGGCCTTTTCTCGTTGCCGACGGGGCGGCCTCCCAGGCGGTCGACACGTTTCTCGTGTCGTTCCGTTTCGGAATCTCCCGCTATCCACAGGCGCTGGCGGTCGCCGTCGTGATCGTCGGCTTGGTCGAGATCGGAGCCGTGCTGGTCGTCGGCACGCTCGTGAGCATTCCCTTGTGCTACACCATGGCCGCGGTGGCGTACCGCAGCTTCGCGACGGAATGGCGATGAGACCGATCCCGTTCGCAGGCGCCATGGCGGCGTTTCCTGGATTTGACTTCGCCCTCTCTACCCGCCAGGTTTCCCTCATTGCAATCTCCAGCCGACGGAGGGAAAGGACCATGGCATTCGACGGCAAAACATCGTTAAAGGAAGAGGAAGGACGCGGCTTGGATTCGGCCATCCTCGAGAGCCTCGAACGTCATCCCGAACGGCTTCCGCTCGAGGTGTTTTGCGAAGACGGCGGATGGCCCGGACCGTGGCGGGCGCATATCGAAGAGATCCGCAGGAGCGAAGACCGGGTCGCGGCAATCCTGTCCGTATCCTTCGCGGAGCGTATATCCGCCTGCTGCGATCTGGGCAGCGCCAAGGAGGAGGCCGGCTATTATGAAATCCCCCGGTACGGGCGGCTGGAAGTCCGTTGGATGCCCCGATCGGGAGACATGACGATCCGGCCGCTTCTGTAGGAGCGCGCCGAAACAGGGGCTTTCCCTCTCCGAGGAGCCGGTTCCGCAGGAAGATGACGCAACGCACGCACCCGAGGGAACGCTGGTTCGGCGCCGGCCCCTTTGATCGATGGCGAAAGCAGCTGCGGCCCGGAAGAGCCTATAGCCTCGAATCGATTCCGACCTCCGCGCAAGCTTTCGTTCTCTCCGGCCTTTTCCGCTCCTCCCCGCCGTTCCTGCTGATCCTCGCGGCATCCCCGAAGCGGGCCGCCGCGCTGGCCGCCGGGTTGGAAGCGTGGGGTTGTCCGATCCCGGTCTTCCCGGAAAGCGCACCCGTGCCGCAAGGAGCCCTGCCCGATCTCGACGTGGCGGCCTCGCAGCTGCAAATCGCCACGCTCCTGCTCCGCCGGGAGCTTCCCGGTTTGATTGCGACCCCGGGCGCGCTCCGTTATCGAGTGCCGATCCCGCAGGCTCTGGAGAAAAGCATCCTCCGGCTCTCTCCCAATAATCCGCCGGATCGAGCGGAGCTCCTGGATGCGCTCGCGGCCGCTCAGTTCGAGCGATGCCCGCGTGTCGACGTCCGAGGACAGATGAGCGTGCGCGGAAGCATCCTCGACCTGTTTCCATGGACGGCCGGTCGCCCGTTGCGAACGGAGTGGGACGGCGACACCCTCGTTTCGCTTCGGGAGTTCGACCCGGTCTCCCAACGCTCACTGCGGACTCTCTCCTCAACCACGATTTCTCTTCTCCCTCCCGCCGAGATCGCAGAGGGACAGGCCTCCTCTCTCGAGGAATACCTACCTGATGCGTCCTGCCGCTTCCGAATCGATGCAGCCGCCGGCGAGCCTGCGGGCGACCTCTTGGAGCCGGAGCCCGAATTCCGGGACCACGACTTCCTAGGGATGCCGACGGAGGACCGCCTGATGCGGGAGGGCCGCTGGACCCTTTTCACCGCCGAGCTTCGCCGCTGGCTTGCCGAGGAATGGGACATCGGAATCTTCGTCAATAACGAAGGGGAAGAGAAACGGCTCCGGGAACTCTTGGCGGCGGAGAAGATCGATACGGCCGCCATCGCTTGGCTCTCGGGAGCGCTGACGCGCGGATTTTCCTGGCCGGCCGCGCGCATCGCGATCCTGAGCGACTCGGAGATCTTCGGGCGCTATCAGGTCATCCTCCACCGGCCGAAGGAAGCCAACCACCTCACCGAGGTCCGTCCGGTCGAAACGGCTCCGGCGGAATGGCAACCCGGAGATTTTGTCGTCCACCTACAGCACGGCATCGCGCGTTATCGGGGGGTTGAGGCCCTTCCTGATGAAGGCGGGGAGGCGCTGCTGTTGGAGTTTGCGGATGCCGCCAAGCTCTACGTGCCGATCGATCAGAGCTATCTGGTTTCCCGGTATATCGGCGGAACGCGTCGAGTCCCGAAGCTCGATACGCTGGGGGGAACCCGATGGAAAAAGGCTCGGGCGGCCGCCCAAGGCGCCATCCGCGACTACGCCGCCAAGCTGTTGCGTATCCAGGCAGAACGGCAGGTGCTTCCCGGAAACGCCTCTCCCCCCGACTCCGATTGGCAGCGGGAGTTCGAGAAGTCGTTCGTCTATCGGGAGACGCCCGATCAGCTCCGAGCCATCGCCCAGACAAAAGCCGACATGGAAGCTCCGCGACCAATGGATCGGCTCATCTGCGGCGACGTGGGGTTCGGCAAGACCGAAGTCGCCATCCGGGCCATCTTCAAGGCCGCCGTAGCCGGCGGGCAGGCGGCGCTCCTCGCGCCGACGACGGTGCTCGCCTACCAGCACTACCAGACCCTCCGGCAGCGATTCGCGGACTACCCCATTCAGGTCGTCTTTCTCGGGCGGCTGGCTTCCGCCGCGGAGGAGCGGCGGGCGCTAGCCGCCATCGCTTCCGGAGAGTGCGACGTCGCGGTCGGCACTCACCGGCTTCTATCCCCGGATGTGCGCTTCGCCCGTCTGAAACTCGTCGTGATCGACGAAGAGCAGCGATTCGGGGTGCACCAGAAGGAAAGATGGAAGGAGCGCTTTCGCTCAGTGGATATGTTGGCCCTCTCCGCAACCCCGATCCCCCGCACGCTCTACCTCGCCCTGGCGGGCGCACGCGATCTGAGCCTGATCGAGACTCCCCCCTCGAACCGCCTGCCGATCGAAACGATAGTCTGCCCGTATGACGAGCGGACGATCCGCTCCGCGATCGAAAAAGAGCTGGCACGAGGCGGACAGGTCTACTTCCTGCATAATCGGATCGCCTCGATCGAGCGGGTAT from Methylacidimicrobium sp. AP8 includes:
- a CDS encoding TonB-dependent siderophore receptor, whose protein sequence is MDAARGVCPRKTFRLFAVLMGFCCLDAVPAAAQEAPPAPAAAAPTAPAAPVSPEQAPGILPEVEVIGELPGPGATPINVYGTEMSILDTPREVTPISREQLDTVAPGNLMGYDDLAPLVPSLTTMAPAGDYSVEPFIRGLPATVFRNGMLVGLESYGTSGPMPNFYAYDNIDIVQGPVPAVFGAREMAAGYANDVTKQPYFDRFRGDAQYSMGMYDQNRWNLDIGGPFAGGRAAYRFDYAGQYSGSYYEGAYMHSQDFYLALSAHPSENYTIDSNFEFDTLGFNLPLGINRPDQALIDSDLYQSGSMIGWLGPNGTFHPGIGTSVPGEGYIVQWGPQVPISLRNNLADLAGAGNRNLYGVAQVIQTLKLSDDLRIVNNTMFEYFNMVQDPLANSNFSYTPGDWLIEHRLEAQAKTEPPLGRLALFHELDGGIFLWFDKQTDYTETSRIADNFWNMTQPLTRSGLLPPITMAEALRAGDIYLTDIPVPGVPGMTYNTNNFATARSQFFQVSPFVQDNIRLGEKWNLLLGARLQWYEIANSEPPGTPPALMLQSNYSILEPQANASVSYKPYPWMNAYFTYSYAQTAAMDVLGAFCPEFTSPYYHLTNVMYESGVKLNLLRDKLFLSAEGFYYSTFFPVTVLPGGFTPITPADVLGAELAGTYQPNRNWTYSFGFDYLTGEEFWTQSAAQTGPTVIQNYSAATAARYNLPVDPYTTLPTGIYPFIGFPHEHGTAMATYKSDQGFGTSLWLWIQSGMFLSYDYATRIPVDYTLNASVFYATKRWEARVQVYNLTDNHYWFPTGTGFQGDRVYNYDKVLIGLPFWVMGTVRVFF
- the mfd gene encoding transcription-repair coupling factor yields the protein MTQRTHPRERWFGAGPFDRWRKQLRPGRAYSLESIPTSAQAFVLSGLFRSSPPFLLILAASPKRAAALAAGLEAWGCPIPVFPESAPVPQGALPDLDVAASQLQIATLLLRRELPGLIATPGALRYRVPIPQALEKSILRLSPNNPPDRAELLDALAAAQFERCPRVDVRGQMSVRGSILDLFPWTAGRPLRTEWDGDTLVSLREFDPVSQRSLRTLSSTTISLLPPAEIAEGQASSLEEYLPDASCRFRIDAAAGEPAGDLLEPEPEFRDHDFLGMPTEDRLMREGRWTLFTAELRRWLAEEWDIGIFVNNEGEEKRLRELLAAEKIDTAAIAWLSGALTRGFSWPAARIAILSDSEIFGRYQVILHRPKEANHLTEVRPVETAPAEWQPGDFVVHLQHGIARYRGVEALPDEGGEALLLEFADAAKLYVPIDQSYLVSRYIGGTRRVPKLDTLGGTRWKKARAAAQGAIRDYAAKLLRIQAERQVLPGNASPPDSDWQREFEKSFVYRETPDQLRAIAQTKADMEAPRPMDRLICGDVGFGKTEVAIRAIFKAAVAGGQAALLAPTTVLAYQHYQTLRQRFADYPIQVVFLGRLASAAEERRALAAIASGECDVAVGTHRLLSPDVRFARLKLVVIDEEQRFGVHQKERWKERFRSVDMLALSATPIPRTLYLALAGARDLSLIETPPSNRLPIETIVCPYDERTIRSAIEKELARGGQVYFLHNRIASIERVCRRLRELVPTARIEIGHGRMDKEHLESVMQRFVSGEIDVFLATSIIENGLDIPNANTIIIDRADRFGLADLYQLRGRVGRSHQKAYAYLLLPRDRFLAADAKRRIRAMQEYSQLGAGFRIALRDLEIRGAGNLLGTAQSGHIAAIGFELYCRLLREAVAAVQGKKVRSPLACKVSIDFWENGVDRPGIPASYIPSIEERIAAHRQAAEAASLAERQELEKSWRDRFGPLPASVRLLLEEVELRILGGERSLERIEVQGDKLLLQRNGSYLMIGGRFPRLTGQDAESKLASAKKWILTLA
- a CDS encoding TonB-dependent siderophore receptor is translated as MHYHIVRMRRRFPLGLAILFLAFALPLSLGKAFNGSGDLSPTTTLPVVQVEASSGGILPGSCSSAYAIPMDVVDTPRAVTPVSKTLMESAGIGQWGKWDPLSITYLNPAAMVDPSQAACASAPDIRGRQGLTFLNGIEENVNFGLQDVPWNFNMVESMDLVEGPPGAVYGATQPSNGYVNYITKQPYFDRFRGDAWATMGMYDQYMWGAEVGGPIDHLAEGQSSKLGYRFSYLGMNNGSYYDYIFDQQENFYGAIGWHPNDRYRADLYADFGTYSYMLEDVLMNRPTEALIQDGLYYPGYPPLPQVSSPGTVPANNFLGTPVPVSRRQTIKYPGDLGRAITGMAQLIQSVAVSDDLQVVNNTLFWYQDHIASEDEILFQEAWDAYEIDNRTEVRAQFTTPGPFGRMAQFLDTGIEWRYQQALAYDSLEFTVPNQWSVFENPYLRNGAFTPAFQAWVGNPSAPGGGEWLVPGGPYPFYFEPLNGATGTNLTRYGKVSPFWQQTIQLTDTLSVILGARLDLYMISAQTPPGTPAILFEQLDTTQALPLFNVSPTWKPYPWMTTYFNFNWAQATDVGGAGGYSPTFTDEAFHLLNELEELGVKFSLARSRLFLSADVFHEDTYLFNYLEPANPVQINGFETTATFQPNRSFWIRANYLLMTGVENWSSSPYGPPLTQTYSTTQADRLGLPLDNQASFPPGSYALIGWPEQTVSGMVTYQDDSGIGVTLGGLFFSDMYLGYEHQVRIPPEFVLNAQVFYAQPHWEARLYLFNFTDEHYWLPNGFAFSRVRTLNLDTVYAGWPFWIEGTATWKF